One genomic window of Trichlorobacter lovleyi includes the following:
- a CDS encoding FecR family protein, with the protein MKNIGNMLRNGALWLSIVLLVSLFCAADLHAAAIASLRAVAGRVDILSNGRLPAVAGQNGSRLSSGDLIRTKTGGSAEVVYNDGTVLRIAQRSRVDIGEHFSAKRPNSSEVKLVRGRLQAIVDLKKIPSAAPGAKRFEIRTPNAIAGVRGTDYTVAYERAQTSVLVTAGDVYVYNTLMDGQIVNLTPGTITTVLGRNQPSPPRPALDSDLKKMKSSAAGKSGSGGQGVTAAASLTGDGVAVPVTEVLSTQLVKTATQVVTDTVTPPPPPPPPPPAVSQTGSVTAKWQ; encoded by the coding sequence ATGAAGAATATCGGAAACATGCTGCGGAATGGCGCGCTCTGGTTGAGCATCGTCCTGCTGGTCTCCCTCTTCTGTGCCGCTGATCTGCATGCTGCCGCCATTGCCAGCTTGCGTGCGGTGGCAGGCCGGGTGGATATCCTCAGTAATGGCAGGCTGCCGGCCGTTGCCGGTCAGAACGGCAGCCGGCTCTCCAGCGGCGACCTGATCCGTACCAAGACCGGCGGCAGCGCCGAGGTGGTCTACAACGACGGCACGGTGCTGCGTATTGCCCAGCGCAGCCGGGTTGACATCGGTGAGCATTTTTCCGCCAAACGCCCCAACTCCAGTGAGGTGAAACTGGTCAGGGGCAGGCTGCAGGCGATTGTTGACCTGAAAAAGATCCCCAGCGCCGCACCCGGTGCGAAGAGGTTTGAGATCCGCACCCCCAACGCCATTGCCGGGGTACGGGGCACCGATTATACCGTGGCCTATGAAAGGGCCCAGACCAGCGTGCTGGTCACAGCCGGGGATGTGTACGTCTACAATACCCTGATGGACGGTCAGATTGTCAACCTGACCCCCGGTACAATTACAACGGTGCTGGGCAGGAACCAGCCGTCACCACCCAGACCTGCCCTGGATAGCGACCTTAAAAAAATGAAGAGCAGTGCTGCCGGGAAATCCGGTAGCGGCGGTCAGGGGGTGACGGCTGCCGCCTCACTGACCGGAGATGGGGTCGCCGTCCCCGTGACGGAGGTCCTCAGCACTCAGCTGGTTAAGACAGCTACCCAGGTTGTCACCGATACGGTGACACCGCCACCTCCACCGCCACCTCCACCGCCGGCGGTTTCTCAGACAGGCTCGGTAACGGCTAAATGGCAGTAA
- a CDS encoding tetratricopeptide repeat protein, with product MKRIAAVMVVCLSVTCGVATAAPSATQQAIAEYNQENYEEALQMLTSARQAEGETALNRYYTGLCQKQTGDLAGAVASLKAALQAQPPEQDAAVELVALLINLEQLSDAWQWVAWAEKEQVRPKDVAYLKGVLLAKQKRYHEAVASFQSARTGLAETDQQIDLQIALAYAQSGKTQDARDSLKAIVTRYPGTEAADFAAEYDQRISTAAPHKRWNIYAGISYLYDDNATLKSRESGASSDTRDQRDSAVSEHLRLEYDTPLDGQWSANLQYALQNNNYIRLHDYSMLVHGLTTSLINRSENGLLALPLNLSHTTLDYRDYSFQVSFKPTLTAIFNSRNLAQLSLGYTYRDMLQNNGLPANDRTANIFNLQAGYIFLFADGRGLVNLRGEGFYENTTGDEWRNRGARAGVDLLAPLSTSTKLILTAEGCRQEYLDSSSGRRDTTLVASATLNQQLTTHLYLNLQYYFTRAFSNVDLYDYQRNVITTGVELRF from the coding sequence ATGAAACGTATTGCAGCCGTGATGGTCGTGTGTCTGTCTGTGACGTGCGGTGTTGCAACTGCTGCCCCGTCGGCCACCCAGCAGGCAATTGCCGAGTACAACCAGGAGAATTACGAAGAGGCGCTGCAGATGCTGACCTCGGCCAGGCAGGCCGAGGGAGAGACGGCGCTGAACAGGTACTACACCGGCCTGTGCCAGAAACAGACCGGCGACCTGGCCGGGGCCGTTGCCAGCCTCAAGGCGGCCCTGCAGGCACAGCCGCCTGAACAGGACGCTGCAGTGGAACTGGTGGCCCTGCTGATAAACCTGGAGCAGCTGTCTGATGCCTGGCAATGGGTGGCGTGGGCGGAAAAGGAACAGGTCAGGCCCAAGGATGTTGCCTATCTGAAGGGGGTTCTGCTGGCCAAGCAGAAACGCTACCATGAGGCGGTTGCGTCGTTTCAGAGTGCCCGTACCGGTCTTGCTGAGACCGACCAGCAGATCGACCTGCAGATTGCACTGGCCTATGCCCAATCCGGCAAGACCCAGGATGCCAGAGACAGCCTGAAGGCGATCGTGACCCGTTATCCCGGTACTGAGGCGGCAGATTTTGCCGCAGAGTATGACCAGCGGATCAGTACGGCCGCTCCCCATAAACGCTGGAATATCTATGCCGGTATCAGCTATCTGTACGACGACAACGCCACCCTCAAGTCCAGGGAGTCCGGTGCGTCATCCGACACCCGTGACCAGCGGGACAGCGCTGTTTCTGAACATCTACGACTGGAATACGATACCCCGTTGGACGGCCAGTGGTCTGCCAACCTCCAGTATGCCCTGCAGAACAACAACTACATCAGGCTGCATGATTACAGCATGCTGGTGCATGGCCTGACCACCAGCCTGATCAACCGCAGTGAGAACGGATTGCTGGCCCTGCCGCTCAACCTGAGCCACACCACGCTGGACTACCGGGATTACTCATTTCAGGTCTCGTTCAAACCCACCCTGACCGCGATATTCAACTCCCGTAACCTGGCACAGCTCTCCCTCGGGTATACCTACCGGGATATGCTCCAGAACAACGGCCTTCCCGCCAATGACCGTACCGCCAATATCTTCAACCTGCAGGCAGGCTATATCTTCCTGTTTGCCGATGGCCGCGGTCTGGTGAACCTGCGGGGCGAGGGCTTCTATGAAAATACCACGGGCGATGAGTGGCGTAACCGGGGGGCGCGGGCAGGGGTTGACCTGCTGGCGCCGCTCAGCACCAGTACCAAGCTGATCCTGACCGCAGAGGGGTGCCGGCAGGAGTACCTGGACAGCAGCAGCGGCCGCCGTGACACGACGCTTGTCGCCTCGGCCACCCTGAATCAGCAGCTGACGACACATCTCTATCTGAACCTGCAGTATTATTTTACACGCGCCTTCTCAAATGTTGATCTGTACGATTATCAGCGCAATGTGATTACAACCGGCGTTGAGCTGCGCTTTTAA
- a CDS encoding putative manganese-dependent inorganic diphosphatase: MHEKIYVIGHRNPDTDSIASAIAYAVFRRSLGHSNVCAAMAGQPNPQTSYILKRLGIDPPTYLADVHPKVRDVINRSPVTAPTDLPLKDALELFHRHAIRVLPVVDQECRPQGVVSLLKLSEKYLVAGTDRRRGVDSTLAALGRCLEATVLSGGLSEQMEHLHLFIGAMTEESFSKRIEGYDPASLLIMTGDRPSIQQSAIESGVRLLVITGGLPLREDLIDLAQERGVTVFSTPHDTATAASLARLSTPLACFVDQKFERIGVMESVEHLRLKLLHSGEPAVVALEEDGSIAGVATKSSLLTPLPYALILVDHNELTQAVPGAEAVEILAVIDHHKLGNPATNQPITFMAAPVGSTCSIVASLYRERGMEPEQRIAALLLAGIMSDTVILKSPTTTKRDRELVAWLEPLAGLEHSSFGKDIFASCSGFSAHASLEKAVRADFKEFTAGETVFGVGQVEVVGFDEFYELKELLWDVLRQVKQADKLDLAGLMVTDIYSETTLFLAEGKNELAHLMGYPQVEPHLYELKGVMSRKKQMVPHLLKVLGAL; encoded by the coding sequence ATGCATGAAAAAATCTACGTGATCGGCCACCGTAACCCGGATACCGACTCCATCGCCTCTGCCATCGCCTATGCCGTCTTCCGCCGCAGTCTGGGGCACAGCAACGTCTGTGCCGCCATGGCCGGACAACCCAATCCCCAGACCAGCTACATCCTGAAACGGCTGGGGATTGATCCGCCCACCTACCTGGCCGACGTCCATCCCAAGGTGCGGGATGTGATCAACCGCAGCCCGGTCACGGCACCCACGGACCTGCCGCTGAAAGACGCCCTTGAGCTGTTTCACCGCCATGCCATCCGGGTCCTGCCGGTGGTTGATCAGGAGTGCAGGCCCCAGGGGGTGGTCTCCCTGCTCAAGCTGTCGGAGAAGTACCTGGTGGCCGGCACCGACCGGCGGCGCGGTGTGGACAGCACCCTGGCGGCCCTTGGCCGCTGCCTTGAGGCAACGGTCCTGTCCGGTGGCCTGTCGGAGCAGATGGAACACCTGCACCTGTTCATCGGTGCCATGACCGAAGAGTCGTTCAGCAAACGGATCGAAGGCTACGACCCGGCCAGCCTGCTGATCATGACCGGAGACCGTCCCTCGATCCAGCAGTCGGCCATTGAATCAGGGGTCCGGCTGCTGGTGATCACCGGCGGCCTGCCGCTGCGGGAGGATCTGATCGACCTGGCGCAGGAACGTGGTGTAACGGTCTTCTCCACCCCCCATGATACCGCCACCGCCGCCTCGCTGGCCCGGCTCTCCACGCCGCTGGCCTGTTTTGTTGATCAGAAGTTCGAGCGGATCGGGGTGATGGAGTCGGTGGAACATCTGCGGCTGAAACTGCTGCACTCCGGCGAACCGGCCGTGGTCGCGCTGGAGGAGGATGGCAGCATCGCCGGGGTGGCCACCAAGTCGTCGCTGCTGACCCCGCTGCCCTATGCCCTGATCCTGGTGGATCACAATGAGCTGACCCAGGCCGTGCCCGGTGCCGAAGCGGTGGAGATCCTGGCCGTGATTGACCACCACAAGCTGGGTAATCCGGCCACTAACCAGCCGATTACCTTCATGGCAGCCCCGGTGGGCAGTACCTGCTCCATTGTGGCCTCACTCTACCGTGAGCGGGGCATGGAGCCGGAACAGCGGATTGCCGCCCTGCTGCTGGCAGGGATCATGTCCGACACCGTCATCCTCAAATCCCCCACCACCACCAAACGTGACCGTGAACTGGTGGCCTGGCTGGAGCCGCTGGCCGGGCTTGAACACAGCAGCTTTGGCAAGGATATCTTTGCCTCCTGCAGCGGATTCTCTGCCCATGCCAGCCTTGAAAAGGCGGTGCGGGCCGACTTTAAAGAGTTTACTGCCGGTGAGACGGTTTTCGGGGTCGGGCAGGTGGAGGTGGTCGGCTTTGATGAGTTCTATGAACTGAAGGAGCTGCTCTGGGACGTATTACGTCAGGTCAAGCAGGCTGACAAACTGGATCTGGCCGGTTTGATGGTGACTGATATCTACAGCGAGACCACCCTGTTCCTGGCTGAGGGCAAGAACGAGCTGGCCCACCTGATGGGCTATCCCCAGGTGGAACCGCACCTGTATGAGCTGAAAGGGGTCATGTCCCGCAAGAAGCAGATGGTGCCCCATCTGCTGAAGGTGCTGGGGGCGTTGTAA